The genomic window GCCGTAGTGGACCCAGATGCCGTCGGAAGGATCGACGCTGGGTGCGGGGTGCCAGAAGAGACCGCGCGCGGGAGTCAGGGAGCCTGTCTGCGTGGTGAGTGACTCCGCCGTCCACGCGGACCCAAATCCTGCCCGCTCCTGGACGCTGTTCTGGTCCAGCATGTAACGCAGGAAGCGGGCGAGGTCGTCGAGGACCGTGAAGGCGCCGGCGATGCCGCATACGCCGCCGAGGAGGCGGGCCGAGAAGTCGTGGGCGATGCCCTTGAGGTGGGTGTTGGTGTCCGGGTCGAGTTCGGTGGGCGCGCATCGGGCGGCCGTCTCGGCGGGTAGGGGGCCGAAGCGGGTGGAGTTCATGCCCAGGGGCTGCCAGGTCCGTTCCGTGGCGAGCTGGTCGAGGGGCTGACCGGAGAGGTGTTCGGCGAGGTAGCCGAGGATGAGGGCGGCTCGGTCGGTGTACTCGACGGCCTCGCCCGGCGGGCGGTGCAGGGCTTCGTGCAGTACGCCGTCGCGGATGTCCTGGGGGTCGGTGCCGTACAGGTTCTTCAGTTGGGCCCGTAGCGGGACACCAGCGGTGTGGGTGAGGAGTTGGCGAGCAGTCACAGGCGCGAGCGGGTGGCCGTCGACCTCCGCCCAGAACTCGCCCAGTGGGGAGTCGAGGTCGAGTTTGCCTTCCTCCCACAGGGCTCCGACGGAGGACCAGACGGCGAGGATCTTGGTGAGGCTCGCGGCGTCGAAGACGGTGTCGGGCCGCATCGGAGCGTTCGGTTCGTCGGGGTCGAGAACTCCTGTGGTGCCTTGGGCCCGGATGCCCGAGGCGTCGCCGACGGCCCAGACGGCGCCGGGGTAGACCTTGTCGCGGACGCCTTCGTCGAGCAGGGTTTCGATGTGGTCGGTGCAGTACGTCATGGTCTCCCTGTTCGCCGTGGGCATCCCGCCGGTCAGCGTAGTGATGGGGGTGGGTGGGGCGGGGCAATGGCGTGTCGGACGGCAGTTGGCGCTGGTCGTTCTAGGTGAGCTGGCGGCTCAGGTCGGCCAGGGCCTGGGCGGTGGCGGAGAGCGGGTAGCGGGCGGCGTTCCCGTGGCCCGCCTGACGGAGGGCCGGGAGCAGGCCAGGTGTCGTGCGTAGCCGGTCCAGGTCGCGGGCGAGGGCGGCGGGGTTGGTGAAGTCGGTTGCCACGCCGGAGGCGGCGAGGGCTTCGCTGAGGCCGGGTACGGGTTGGTAGAGGACGGGGAGGCCGCAGGCTTGGGCCTCCAGTGCGACCAGGCCCATGGCCTCCAGGGTGGTGGAGGGCATGACCAGGAGGTCGTGCTCGGTGAAGGTTTTCCACAGCTGTGGGCGGCGGAGCCAGCCGAGGTAGCGGGCTCGTACGCCGGCTCGTTGCAGGAGCGGGGTCAGGGTGTGGAAGTGGGCTTGGGGTGCGGCGACGCTGAGTTCGATTCCCGGTACCGAGGCCAGGCTCTTCACCAGGGCCTCGACGCCCTTCTCGGCCGTGAGTCGACCCGCGTACAACAGCCGCAGATGGCTCGTCGGCGAGCGGGGAGGCCGGGCCGGTGGGTCGGTGATCAGGTGGTCGGGGATGCCCCAAGGGATGTGGGTGATCTTGCGGCGGTTGACCAGCGGGACCAGTTTGCGGAGTTGGTCGGCCATCGCGTTGGTGGGGACAACGATGGCGTCGGCGGCCTTCGTCGTCTCGTGCAGTACCTGGAGCTGGTCGCGGTGGGCCTCGGCATACAGCAGGTCGGTGCCGTGGACCAGCGCGATGCGGGGGTGTGCGGGGAGCGCGCGGATCAGGGCGGGGGTGGCGCCGAAGGTGAGGTGCTGCAGGTGCAGGACGTCGATCCGGGTCGGGTCGATCGCGGCCGTCAGTGCCGAGCGCAGGGCGGCTACGTATCGGCTGAAGGCTGGGCCCTCCAGGCACTTCCCGGGGACATGGAGGAGGTCGAGGCCGGCCCGGAGGGGAGGTCGGGGGCCGGTGGGGGCGAGCATGAACGCCCGCGCCGGGATGAGCGGTTGCTCGCCCGTGTAGAGGTCGAGGAAGAGTTCGACGCTGCCTCCCGGGCTTCCGACGGGCAGATCCAGCAGGGTGGCGGCCAGCGGCCCAGAGGTCGGTTGCGGGGTCATCGGACTCCTCCGGGGTTCTCTTCGTAGAGGCGGGAGATGTCGATGCCGTCCGTCGCCGCGTACTTGGCGCCCTGCAGCTGGTAGCTGGCCGGCGTGCCGAAGGCGCTGAGGAAGACGAGCTTGCCGAAGGTCATGCCCGCGTAGATGCGAACCGGCCGGGCGGCACGGATCTCCAGGGTCCAGCGGATGGCATGGCCTTGGTGGCCCAGCGGGGCGGAGACGTGGACCCAGATGCCGAGCGCACCGATGGTCCGATCGCCGTTGAGCATCTGCGCGTACAACTCGGAGCCCGTCCTCTCCAGCGTGACGCCGAGGTAGAGAACACCCGGCTTCAGAA from Streptomyces sp. DSM 40750 includes these protein-coding regions:
- a CDS encoding serine hydrolase domain-containing protein; the encoded protein is MTYCTDHIETLLDEGVRDKVYPGAVWAVGDASGIRAQGTTGVLDPDEPNAPMRPDTVFDAASLTKILAVWSSVGALWEEGKLDLDSPLGEFWAEVDGHPLAPVTARQLLTHTAGVPLRAQLKNLYGTDPQDIRDGVLHEALHRPPGEAVEYTDRAALILGYLAEHLSGQPLDQLATERTWQPLGMNSTRFGPLPAETAARCAPTELDPDTNTHLKGIAHDFSARLLGGVCGIAGAFTVLDDLARFLRYMLDQNSVQERAGFGSAWTAESLTTQTGSLTPARGLFWHPAPSVDPSDGIWVHYGFTGTGMWISPRLQRWAVLLTNKLYYTRDRQPLTDIRNTFRVSVFN
- a CDS encoding glycosyltransferase family 4 protein, whose product is MTPQPTSGPLAATLLDLPVGSPGGSVELFLDLYTGEQPLIPARAFMLAPTGPRPPLRAGLDLLHVPGKCLEGPAFSRYVAALRSALTAAIDPTRIDVLHLQHLTFGATPALIRALPAHPRIALVHGTDLLYAEAHRDQLQVLHETTKAADAIVVPTNAMADQLRKLVPLVNRRKITHIPWGIPDHLITDPPARPPRSPTSHLRLLYAGRLTAEKGVEALVKSLASVPGIELSVAAPQAHFHTLTPLLQRAGVRARYLGWLRRPQLWKTFTEHDLLVMPSTTLEAMGLVALEAQACGLPVLYQPVPGLSEALAASGVATDFTNPAALARDLDRLRTTPGLLPALRQAGHGNAARYPLSATAQALADLSRQLT
- a CDS encoding dCTP deaminase; translation: MILTGPAISAAIQAGEITIDPYDPARLSPNAYDWRLGDTIRICDGDLDAAVPTECAEQTIPAAGLVLKPGVLYLGVTLERTGSELYAQMLNGDRTIGALGIWVHVSAPLGHQGHAIRWTLEIRAARPVRIYAGMTFGKLVFLSAFGTPASYQLQGAKYAATDGIDISRLYEENPGGVR